CAGTGCCCGAGGCGCCGCGCCCACCTGCAGTGTAGATGTCGAAGTAGGTGGCCTTGGTGGCCACGTTGCCGCTGGGCTCGATGCCGGGGCCGCGCGCCGACACTTTGCTGGCATCGCCGTGCGCCATCGCCACGTTCACCCCAAAGGGGCTCCCGGAGATGTTCTGCCCCCCAAACAGCACCGTCACCTGCGGGCACAACCGGCGTCACACACGGCGTGGGGACACGGCGTGGGGATGACATGGGGACACGGCGTGGGGATGACATGGGGACACGGTGTGGGGACACGGCGTGGGGACGAAATGGGGACACGGCGTGGGGACACGGTGTGGGGATGGAATGGGGACACGGCGTGGGGATGACATGGGGACACGGCGTGGGGACACGGCgtggggacagaatggggacaTGGCGTGGGGAtgacatggggacagatggGGACACAGCTTGGGGACACAGCTTGGGGATGGAATGGGGACACGGCGTGGGGACATGGCGTGGGGATGGAATGGGGACACAGCGTGGGGAtgacatggggacagatggGGACACAGCTTGGGGACACAGCTTGGGGATGGAATGGGGACACGGCGTGGGGACATGGAATGGGGACACGGCATAGGGACACGGCGTAGGGACACGGAATGGGGACACGGAATGGGGACACGGCGTGGGGACGGAATGGGGACAGATGGGGACACAGCTTGGGGACACAGTTTGGGGACGGAATGGGGACACGGCGTGAGGACACGGCGTGGGGATGGAATGGGGACATGGCGTGGGGATGACATGGGGAGAGATGGGGACACAGCttggggacagaatggggacaCAGCGTGAGGACATGGTGTGGGGATGGAATGGGGACACGGCGTGGGGAtgacatggggacagatggGGACACAGCTTTTGGGCACAGCTTGGGGATGGAATGGGGACACGGCGGGGGGACACGGTGTGGGGACAGATGGGGACACAGCTTGGGGACACGGCACGGGAACAGAATGGGAACACGGCATGGGGAtgacatggggacagcatggggacacaGCTTGGGGACAGCTTGGGGACAGCTTGGCAAAACGGCACAGGGACAGAATGGGAACATGGCATGAGGATGACATGGGGACAGAATGAGGACACAGCATGGGGACAACATGGGGA
The nucleotide sequence above comes from Meleagris gallopavo isolate NT-WF06-2002-E0010 breed Aviagen turkey brand Nicholas breeding stock unplaced genomic scaffold, Turkey_5.1 ChrUn_random_7180001954808, whole genome shotgun sequence. Encoded proteins:
- the LOC104917062 gene encoding filamin-C-like, translating into PPIGSHWVPLVPTDSLLTLSLLSPQAQVVANNDEKRSFSVTYVPKVAGLHKVTVLFGGQNISGSPFGVNVAMAHGDASKVSARGPGIEPSGNVATKATYFDIYTAGGRGAS